A single window of Culicoides brevitarsis isolate CSIRO-B50_1 chromosome 3, AGI_CSIRO_Cbre_v1, whole genome shotgun sequence DNA harbors:
- the LOC134834754 gene encoding VPS35 endosomal protein sorting factor-like isoform X1 — MDWKCISRINTSQKTTLHGVECPDHPLKHLTQINDPLKSRKVSVERIPATSLNLALDGTDPLSQFARLDEITSPLSENFEEKSASVTAQGPNPKFQVWATKRPAILNKYTTSEKLSIVTSFLTGGEIIKSSTTTVSEKVKHRLEQLDDFDEDPVRQMHNLSQHEYIMKIEQLNHQLRDAWNTDQRVKALKIAIQCAKLLADTSAMQFYPSKFVLITDILDLFGSLVYDRLKNKALYVRPGSTKASKLPDDFTPEMIPEATKETSFNWFYKVASIRELLPRFYVEAAIVRSYKFMGNADIEGVLNRLTLIARGIGDPLVSAYARCYLCRVGMQITSAKPYLRQNFEDILSVYLTVSQLHQYSSNSPILAIPPDFQMFTGGIRAEIARQRISVGTYVTLYAPAFDWILTGIAAGADDFTMDELVLRCQEKKNCAPLFYSILQAFPHKFVSVRALHFANILCKCDTEGYSRAELLRGLGMCLVDCPPEANQLYDVFEFVWKTVQTFTQIGEYVHCMEAWAIYVAANLMLGEVNIILEDILRRAASQKNAFEAHYTELQSIIDKIVTNFPQFDALLTLDNFLPVIDLFQKESNKQAVCRNILTQFKTYSESVGYLSDPVIINVIMHISKILNDSVNALTVDDEKRQIGEAVNFFIRLVNFGTDFEQQLTFYNDARAAFTNLDVVYVTLVQLVDNLAMETYRIVNGKHSRKTGDFVKSCIAYNFVTIPSITDVRYQLDLYLLTGQIALLNNCLGQADACFEAALKSIAELPKHIDFDGKPKSTEPYLVSYLKNFLSMLIIAPDSPEMGALYLFRLLTEQVQTYGFEISALIEIYLAVLDTLSIMSQETYPFHVANVISNDKLYGQDQKYLNEINKICTNVTSQILLSLKALADAGNFRVQANFALQLFEKIVLYSDIADDRAFQLAVNLWNLAVKQRANVKQGEFEKYLKRVEDEIELADGNQRKVKLTELFNRIKAKL, encoded by the exons atggACTG GAAATGCATTTCTCGTATAAATACGAGCCAAAAAACAACTTTACATGGCGTCGAATGCCCGGATCATCCATTGAAG catttaacGCAAATTAACGATCCTCTAAAGTCTCGCAAAGTCAGTGTTGAACGAATTCCGGCGACTTCATTGAATTTAGCGCTCGATGGAACAGATCCGTTAAGTCAGTTTGCTCGCTTGGATGAGATTACGAGCCCTTTGAGCGAaaatttcgaggaaaaaagtgCTTCTGTGACGGCTCAGGGACCAAATCCAAAGTTTCAAGTATGGGCAACGAAACGCCCcgcgattttaaataaatatacgaCATCGGAAAAGTTATCAATAGTGACGAGTTTTTTGACGGGAGGCGAAATAA taAAATCGAGCACAACGACAGTTTCAGAAAAAGTCAAGCATCGCTTGGAACAATTAGACGACTTTGACGAGGATCCCGTTCGACAAATGCATAATTTAAGCCAACACGAGTACATAATGAAAATTGAGCAGTTAAATCATCAACTAAGAGACGCTTGGAATACGGATCAACGTGTCAAAGCCCTCAAAATTGCCATTCAATGTGCCAAATTGCTCGCCGATACGTCAGCGATGCAATTCTATCCGAGCAAATTCGTCTTAATTACGGATATTTTGGATCTTTTTGGGAGTCTCGTGTATGACAGGCTCAAAAATAAGGCACTTTATGTgcg acccgGAAGTACCAAAGCAAGTAAATTACCGGATGATTTCACGCCCGAAATGATTCCAGAAGCCACAAAGGAGACTTCTTTCAACTGGTTTTATAAAGTTGCCTCGATACGGGAACTGCTCCCGAGATTTTATGTCGAAGCTGCCATCGTTCGTTCGTACAAGTTCATGGGAAATGC cgaCATTGAAGGCGTTTTGAACCGTTTGACGTTAATTGCTCGCGGAATTGGCGATCCGCTCGTTAGTGCGTACGCTCGTTGCTACTTGTGTCGCGTTGGCATGCAAATCACGTCGGCAAAGCCGTATCTCCGACAAAATTTCGAAGATATCTTGTCCGTGTACCTAACCGTAAGTCAACTCCATCAGTACAGCAGCAACTCGCCTATACTTGCGATTCCTCCTGATTTTCAGATGTTCACGGGCGGCATTCGTGCGGAAATTGCGCGTCAACGCATCTCTGTCGGGACCTACGTGACACTTTATGCGCCGGCTTTCGATTGGATTCTCACGGGAATTGCGGCGGGAGCGGATGACTTTACGATGGATGAACTCGTTTTGCGGTGTcaggagaagaaaaattgtgcGCCGTTGTTTTATTCGATTCTGCAGGCGTTTCCGCATAAATTTGTGTCGGTGCGAGCGTTGCATTTTGCgaatattttgtgtaaatgTGACACGGAGGGATACAGCAGAGCTGAATTGTTGCGTGGATTGGGAATGTGCCTCGTGGATTGTCCGCCAGAAGCGAACCAATTGTACGATGTGTTTGAGTTTGTGTGGAAAACAGTTCAAACTTTCACGCAAATTGGCGAATATGTGCATTGTATGGAGGCTTGGGCTATTTATGTTGCTGCAAATTTAATG tTGGGCGAAGTAAACATCATTTTAGAAGACATTTTACGTCGCGCAGCATCCCAAAAGAACGCTTTCGAGGCCCATTACACCGAACTCCAAAGCATCATCGACAAAATCGTCACAAATTTCCCGCAATTCGACGCCTTGCTCACACTTGACAACTTTTTGCCTGTAATCGATCTCTTCCAAAAAGAATCCAACAAGCAAGCCGTGTGCCGTAACATTCTAACGCAGTTCAAGACATACAGCGAATCCGTCGGTTACTTGAGCGATCCTGTTATCATCAACGTTATCATGCACattagcaaaattttgaacgattctgtcaa tgccTTAACCGTTGACGACGAAAAACGTCAAATTGGCGaagctgtaaattttttcattcgtctcgtgAATTTTGGGACAGATTTCGAGCAACAACTGACTTTTTATAACGATGCAAGGGCGGCTTTTACCAATCTCGATGTCGTTTATGTCACTTTGGTGCAGTTAGTTGATAATTTGGCGATGGAGACATATCGCATCGTCAATGGCAAACATTCCCGCAAAACAGGAGACTTTGTAAAATCGTGCATTGCCTACAATTTTGTGACAATTCCGAGCATCACGGATGTTCGTTACCAGTTAGACTTGTATTTGCTCACAGGACAAATTGCCTTACTGAATAACTGTTTGGGACAAGCAGATGCGTGTTTCGAAGCAGCACTAAAAAGTATCGCTGAACTACCGAAACACATCGATTTCGATGGAAAACCCAAAAGTACCGAGCCATATCTCGTTtcttacttgaaaaatttcctctcGATGTTGATCATCGCCCCCGATAGCCCCGAAATGGGAGCTCTGTACCTTTTTCGACTGCTAACGGAACAAGTTCAAACGTATGGCTTCGAAATATCCgctttgattgaaatttatctCGCTGTTTTGGACACCCTGAGCATCATGTCGCAAGAAACGTATCCATTCCATGTCGCAAATGTCATCTCGAACGACAAACTTTACGGGCAAGACCAAAAATATCTCAacgaaattaacaaaatttgcacGAACGTCACTTCGCAAATTTTGTTGTCCTTAAAAGCTCTTGCCGATGCGGGAAATTTCAGGGTTCAAGCGAATTTTGCATTGCAATTGTTCGAGAAAATTGTTCTTTATTCGGATATTGCGGATGATCGCGCATTTCAACTTGCAGTTAATTTATGGAATTTAGCAGTGAAACAAAGAGCGAATGTCAAACAGGGTGAGTTTGAGAAATATCTGAAGAGAGTTGAGGACGAGATTGAATTGGCGGATGGGAATCAGAGAAAAGTGAAACTTACAGAGTTATTCAATAGAATTAAGGCTAAGTTATAG
- the LOC134834754 gene encoding VPS35 endosomal protein sorting factor-like isoform X2, whose amino-acid sequence MDWKCISRINTSQKTTLHGVECPDHPLKHLTQINDPLKSRKVSVERIPATSLNLALDGTDPLSQFARLDEITSPLSENFEEKSASVTAQGPNPKFQVWATKRPAILNKYTTSEKLSIVTSFLTGGEIIKSSTTTVSEKVKHRLEQLDDFDEDPVRQMHNLSQHEYIMKIEQLNHQLRDAWNTDQRVKALKIAIQCAKLLADTSAMQFYPSKFVLITDILDLFGSLVYDRLKNKALYVRPGSTKASKLPDDFTPEMIPEATKETSFNWFYKVASIRELLPRFYVEAAIVRSYKFMGNADIEGVLNRLTLIARGIGDPLVSAYARCYLCRVGMQITSAKPYLRQNFEDILSVYLTMFTGGIRAEIARQRISVGTYVTLYAPAFDWILTGIAAGADDFTMDELVLRCQEKKNCAPLFYSILQAFPHKFVSVRALHFANILCKCDTEGYSRAELLRGLGMCLVDCPPEANQLYDVFEFVWKTVQTFTQIGEYVHCMEAWAIYVAANLMLGEVNIILEDILRRAASQKNAFEAHYTELQSIIDKIVTNFPQFDALLTLDNFLPVIDLFQKESNKQAVCRNILTQFKTYSESVGYLSDPVIINVIMHISKILNDSVNALTVDDEKRQIGEAVNFFIRLVNFGTDFEQQLTFYNDARAAFTNLDVVYVTLVQLVDNLAMETYRIVNGKHSRKTGDFVKSCIAYNFVTIPSITDVRYQLDLYLLTGQIALLNNCLGQADACFEAALKSIAELPKHIDFDGKPKSTEPYLVSYLKNFLSMLIIAPDSPEMGALYLFRLLTEQVQTYGFEISALIEIYLAVLDTLSIMSQETYPFHVANVISNDKLYGQDQKYLNEINKICTNVTSQILLSLKALADAGNFRVQANFALQLFEKIVLYSDIADDRAFQLAVNLWNLAVKQRANVKQGEFEKYLKRVEDEIELADGNQRKVKLTELFNRIKAKL is encoded by the exons atggACTG GAAATGCATTTCTCGTATAAATACGAGCCAAAAAACAACTTTACATGGCGTCGAATGCCCGGATCATCCATTGAAG catttaacGCAAATTAACGATCCTCTAAAGTCTCGCAAAGTCAGTGTTGAACGAATTCCGGCGACTTCATTGAATTTAGCGCTCGATGGAACAGATCCGTTAAGTCAGTTTGCTCGCTTGGATGAGATTACGAGCCCTTTGAGCGAaaatttcgaggaaaaaagtgCTTCTGTGACGGCTCAGGGACCAAATCCAAAGTTTCAAGTATGGGCAACGAAACGCCCcgcgattttaaataaatatacgaCATCGGAAAAGTTATCAATAGTGACGAGTTTTTTGACGGGAGGCGAAATAA taAAATCGAGCACAACGACAGTTTCAGAAAAAGTCAAGCATCGCTTGGAACAATTAGACGACTTTGACGAGGATCCCGTTCGACAAATGCATAATTTAAGCCAACACGAGTACATAATGAAAATTGAGCAGTTAAATCATCAACTAAGAGACGCTTGGAATACGGATCAACGTGTCAAAGCCCTCAAAATTGCCATTCAATGTGCCAAATTGCTCGCCGATACGTCAGCGATGCAATTCTATCCGAGCAAATTCGTCTTAATTACGGATATTTTGGATCTTTTTGGGAGTCTCGTGTATGACAGGCTCAAAAATAAGGCACTTTATGTgcg acccgGAAGTACCAAAGCAAGTAAATTACCGGATGATTTCACGCCCGAAATGATTCCAGAAGCCACAAAGGAGACTTCTTTCAACTGGTTTTATAAAGTTGCCTCGATACGGGAACTGCTCCCGAGATTTTATGTCGAAGCTGCCATCGTTCGTTCGTACAAGTTCATGGGAAATGC cgaCATTGAAGGCGTTTTGAACCGTTTGACGTTAATTGCTCGCGGAATTGGCGATCCGCTCGTTAGTGCGTACGCTCGTTGCTACTTGTGTCGCGTTGGCATGCAAATCACGTCGGCAAAGCCGTATCTCCGACAAAATTTCGAAGATATCTTGTCCGTGTACCTAACC ATGTTCACGGGCGGCATTCGTGCGGAAATTGCGCGTCAACGCATCTCTGTCGGGACCTACGTGACACTTTATGCGCCGGCTTTCGATTGGATTCTCACGGGAATTGCGGCGGGAGCGGATGACTTTACGATGGATGAACTCGTTTTGCGGTGTcaggagaagaaaaattgtgcGCCGTTGTTTTATTCGATTCTGCAGGCGTTTCCGCATAAATTTGTGTCGGTGCGAGCGTTGCATTTTGCgaatattttgtgtaaatgTGACACGGAGGGATACAGCAGAGCTGAATTGTTGCGTGGATTGGGAATGTGCCTCGTGGATTGTCCGCCAGAAGCGAACCAATTGTACGATGTGTTTGAGTTTGTGTGGAAAACAGTTCAAACTTTCACGCAAATTGGCGAATATGTGCATTGTATGGAGGCTTGGGCTATTTATGTTGCTGCAAATTTAATG tTGGGCGAAGTAAACATCATTTTAGAAGACATTTTACGTCGCGCAGCATCCCAAAAGAACGCTTTCGAGGCCCATTACACCGAACTCCAAAGCATCATCGACAAAATCGTCACAAATTTCCCGCAATTCGACGCCTTGCTCACACTTGACAACTTTTTGCCTGTAATCGATCTCTTCCAAAAAGAATCCAACAAGCAAGCCGTGTGCCGTAACATTCTAACGCAGTTCAAGACATACAGCGAATCCGTCGGTTACTTGAGCGATCCTGTTATCATCAACGTTATCATGCACattagcaaaattttgaacgattctgtcaa tgccTTAACCGTTGACGACGAAAAACGTCAAATTGGCGaagctgtaaattttttcattcgtctcgtgAATTTTGGGACAGATTTCGAGCAACAACTGACTTTTTATAACGATGCAAGGGCGGCTTTTACCAATCTCGATGTCGTTTATGTCACTTTGGTGCAGTTAGTTGATAATTTGGCGATGGAGACATATCGCATCGTCAATGGCAAACATTCCCGCAAAACAGGAGACTTTGTAAAATCGTGCATTGCCTACAATTTTGTGACAATTCCGAGCATCACGGATGTTCGTTACCAGTTAGACTTGTATTTGCTCACAGGACAAATTGCCTTACTGAATAACTGTTTGGGACAAGCAGATGCGTGTTTCGAAGCAGCACTAAAAAGTATCGCTGAACTACCGAAACACATCGATTTCGATGGAAAACCCAAAAGTACCGAGCCATATCTCGTTtcttacttgaaaaatttcctctcGATGTTGATCATCGCCCCCGATAGCCCCGAAATGGGAGCTCTGTACCTTTTTCGACTGCTAACGGAACAAGTTCAAACGTATGGCTTCGAAATATCCgctttgattgaaatttatctCGCTGTTTTGGACACCCTGAGCATCATGTCGCAAGAAACGTATCCATTCCATGTCGCAAATGTCATCTCGAACGACAAACTTTACGGGCAAGACCAAAAATATCTCAacgaaattaacaaaatttgcacGAACGTCACTTCGCAAATTTTGTTGTCCTTAAAAGCTCTTGCCGATGCGGGAAATTTCAGGGTTCAAGCGAATTTTGCATTGCAATTGTTCGAGAAAATTGTTCTTTATTCGGATATTGCGGATGATCGCGCATTTCAACTTGCAGTTAATTTATGGAATTTAGCAGTGAAACAAAGAGCGAATGTCAAACAGGGTGAGTTTGAGAAATATCTGAAGAGAGTTGAGGACGAGATTGAATTGGCGGATGGGAATCAGAGAAAAGTGAAACTTACAGAGTTATTCAATAGAATTAAGGCTAAGTTATAG
- the LOC134833471 gene encoding pyrimidine-specific ribonucleoside hydrolase RihA-like, giving the protein METKSVVIDVDVGADDAWALLLALNNEKLGNYKIRAITCTFGNTTLENVGKNVLKVLETVDRLDIPIFLGSSEPLIIHSPKNGEKDENFHGSDGLGDVIDPKTHLNPDLLQKTSAIEAIRDILLCDKNVHLICLGPLTNIALLLKMHPNVRDKIREITIMGGNRHGVGNITRAAEFNFHCDPEAAFIVFQSARCPIKLLPLESVKHNKMIEKSWRFDVLGKVDGKITKLMNPIEEKLLSRSNFWYPFDAYAVASFIKPEIVKRETNLHVTIELGGFFTRGQVVIDHVGKEKCKNVTVFEEIDIEMFRNLMKEVVDAQKN; this is encoded by the exons atggaaacgaAAAGTGTCGTAATTGACGTCGACGTTGGCGCAGATGATGCTTGGGCTCTTTTGTTAGCTCTGAACAACGAAAAACTCGGAAATTACAAAATTCGAGCCATTACTTGCACTTTTGGAAACACAACTTTGGAAAATGTGggcaaaaatgtcttaaaagtGCTCGAAACTGTCGATCGATTGGAt atcccaATTTTTCTCGGAAGTTCAGAGCCTTTAATCATCCATTCCCCAAAAAATGgcgaaaaagacgaaaattttCACGGATCCGACGGTTTAGGCGACGTAATTGACCCAAAAACGCATCTCAACCCggatttacttcaaaaaacctCCGCCATCGAAGCAATTCGCGACATTTTACTTTGCGATAAAAACGTTCATCTAATCTGCTTGGGCCCGTTAACAAACATCGCCTTGTTACTAAAAATGCATCCCAATGTCAGAGATAAGATACGCGAGATTACAATTATGGGCGGCAATCGTCACGGCGTCGGAAATATCACGAGAGCGgcggaatttaattttcactgcGATCCGGAAGCGGCTTTTATAGTTTTTCAATCCGCTCGTTGCCCGATCAAACTTTTGCCATTGGAAAGTGTGAAACACAACAAAATGATCGAAAAATCGTGGAGATTTGATGTTTTGGGAAAAGTTGATGGAAAAATCACGAAATTAATGAATCCGATAGAGGAAAAGTTGTTGAGTCGAAGTAATTTTTGGTATCCGTTCGATGCTTATGCAGTTGCGAGTTTTATAAAGCCTGAAATTGTTAAGAGGGAGACAAATTTGCACGTGACGATCGAACTTGGAGGATTTTTTACAAGAGGTCAAGTCGTTATTGATCATGTTGGAAaggaaaagtgcaaaaatgtGACCGTATTTGAGGAAATTGACATTGAAATGTTTAGAAATCTTATGAAAGAAGTAGTTGatgctcaaaaaaattga
- the LOC134834388 gene encoding 26S proteasome regulatory subunit 6A-B → MAATTLEDKSIWEDEQESLGEEVLRMPTDEIVSRTRLMDNEIKIMKSEVMRINHELAAQNEKIKDNTEKIKVNKTLPYLVSNVIELLDVDPQEEEDDGAITVLDSQRQGKCAVIKTSTRQTYFLPVIGLVDAEKLKPGDLVGVNKDSYLILETLPAEYDARVKAMEVDERPTEQYSDIGGLDKQIQELIEAVVLPMTHKEKFKNLGIHPPKGVLLYGPPGTGKTLLARACAAQTKSTFLKLAGPQLVQMFIGDGAKLVRDAFALAKEKAPAIIFIDELDAIGTKRFDSEKAGDREVQRTMLELLNQLDGFSSTADIKVIAATNRVDILDPALLRSGRLDRKIEFPHPNEEARARIMQIHSRKMNVSPEVNFEELARSTDDFNGAQCKAVCVEAGMIALRRSAACVTHEDFMDAIMEVQAKKKANLNYYA, encoded by the exons ATGGCTGCGACAACATTAGAAGACAAATCCATTTGGGAAGACGAGCAAGAATCTCTCGGCGAGGAGGTCCTCCGGATGCCCACAGACGAAATTGTCTCCCGTACGCGTCTCATGGACAACGAAATTAAGATTATGAAGAGCGAAGTGATGCGAATCAATCACGAGTTGGCGgcgcaaaacgaaaaaatcaaGGATAACacggaaaaaatcaaagtaaacAAGACGTTGCCGTATTTGGTGTCGAATGTCATCGAGTTGCTCGACGTTGATCCGCAAGAGGAGGAAGATGACGGTGCAATTACGGTTTTGGACTCGCAAAGGCAGGGAAAATGCGCCGTTATCAAGACAAGTACGAGACAAACATACTTTTTGCCCGTTATTGGACTTGTTGATGCGGAAAAATTGAAGCCTGGCGATCTTGTCGGAGTGAACAAAGACTCGTATTTGATCTTGGAAACGTTGCCCGCGGAATACGATGCTCGTGTGAAGGCTATGGAGGTAGATGAACGCCCAACGGAACAATATTCCGACATTGGAGGCTTGGATAAACAGATTCAGGAACTAATTGAAGCGGTTGTTTTGCCCATGACACAcaaagaaaagtttaaaaatcttgGAATTCATCCTccaaaag gTGTTCTTCTGTATGGTCCTCCCGGCACAGGAAAGACTCTCCTTGCTCGTGCATGCGCCGCTCAAACAAAATCTACTTTCCTCAAGCTCGCGGGTCCCCAACTCGTGCAAATGTTCATTGGCGACGGCGCAAAATTAGTTCGTGACGCCTTCGCATTGGCAAAGGAAAAAGCTCCCGCGATTATTTTCATCGACGAATTGGATGCGATTGGCACAAAACGTTTCGACAGCGAAAAAGCCGGCGATCGCGAAGTACAACGTACGATGTTGGAGTTGTTGAATCAACTCGATGGCTTTAGCTCGACTGCCGATATCAAAGTTATTGCGGCAACGAATCGTGTCGACATTTTGGATCCGGCGTTGTTGCGTTCCGGACGTTTAGATCGTAAAATTGAGTTTCCGCATCCGAATGAGGAGGCACGAGCTCGTATCATGCAAATTCACTCGCGTAAAATGAACGTTAGTCCCGAAGTGAACTTTGAGGAGTTGGCAAGATCCACAGATGACTTCAATGGGGCGCAATGTAAGGCGGTTTGCGTAGAGGCGGGTATGATTGCGTTGCGAAGATCCGCAGCGTGCGTTACGCATGAAGACTTTATGGATGCTATTATGGAAGTGCAGGCCAAGAAGAAGGCGAACCTCAATTATTatgcttaa